From the genome of Fibrobacter sp., one region includes:
- the infA gene encoding translation initiation factor IF-1, with protein MAKEEGIQVEGVVLEALPNAFFRVQLGNGHEILAHVSGKMRRHFIRILPDDKVLVEISPYDLNRGRITYRYK; from the coding sequence GTGGCTAAAGAAGAAGGTATACAAGTAGAAGGCGTTGTGCTGGAAGCACTTCCCAACGCTTTCTTCCGTGTTCAACTCGGAAATGGTCACGAAATTCTTGCTCACGTATCAGGAAAGATGCGCCGGCATTTTATCAGAATCTTGCCGGACGACAAAGTGTTGGTCGAGATTTCCCCGTACGATTTAAATCGCGGGCGAATTACTTACCGTTACAAGTAA
- the rpsM gene encoding 30S ribosomal protein S13 encodes MARIAGVDLPKNKTVEYGLTAIYGVGLFTANKVCAQLGIDKNKKCDDLTEEEQGKIRHLLEDEYSVEGQLRAEITLNIKRLQDIGCYRGIRHRKGLPVRGQRSRTNARTRKGPKKTVANKKK; translated from the coding sequence ATGGCACGTATCGCTGGTGTCGATTTACCGAAAAACAAGACTGTTGAATACGGTCTTACGGCAATTTATGGTGTCGGTCTGTTCACCGCTAACAAGGTCTGTGCTCAGCTGGGCATCGACAAGAACAAGAAGTGTGACGACCTGACTGAAGAAGAACAAGGTAAGATTCGTCATCTCCTCGAAGACGAATACTCTGTGGAAGGTCAGCTCCGCGCAGAAATCACCTTGAACATCAAGCGTTTGCAGGATATTGGCTGCTATCGCGGCATCCGCCACCGCAAGGGCCTCCCGGTCCGCGGTCAGCGTTCCCGTACCAATGCCCGCACTCGTAAGGGCCCCAAGAAGACTGTGGCTAACAAGAAGAAGTAA
- the rpmJ gene encoding 50S ribosomal protein L36 codes for MKIKASIKPRCENCKIIRRKGVLRIICSKNPRHKQKQG; via the coding sequence ATGAAAATCAAAGCCTCCATTAAACCCAGATGTGAAAACTGCAAGATCATCCGTCGTAAGGGTGTTTTGCGCATCATCTGTTCGAAGAACCCCCGTCACAAGCAGAAACAGGGATAA
- the rpsK gene encoding 30S ribosomal protein S11: MKETAAAAEAPAATEEVKVKKGKKRIDIQGIACVFASFNNTIVSITDARGNVVAWGSPGNSGFKGSRKSTPFAAQLAAETAAHKAFDLGMRKVDVRVKGAGGGRESAVRALKNAGLEVLSIRDVTGIPHNGCRPKKKRRI; the protein is encoded by the coding sequence ATCAAGGAAACTGCTGCCGCTGCTGAAGCTCCGGCTGCAACTGAAGAAGTCAAGGTTAAGAAGGGCAAGAAGCGCATTGACATCCAGGGTATCGCCTGCGTGTTCGCTTCCTTCAACAATACAATCGTTTCTATCACCGACGCTCGCGGTAACGTCGTCGCTTGGGGCTCCCCGGGTAACTCCGGTTTCAAGGGCTCCCGCAAGAGCACGCCGTTTGCTGCCCAGCTTGCCGCTGAAACCGCTGCCCACAAGGCATTCGACCTCGGCATGCGCAAGGTGGACGTTCGCGTTAAGGGTGCTGGTGGCGGCCGTGAATCTGCCGTCCGCGCTCTCAAGAATGCGGGCCTCGAAGTTCTCTCTATTCGAGACGTGACGGGCATTCCGCACAATGGTTGCCGTCCTAAAAAGAAGAGAAGAATTTAA